A genomic segment from Alistipes senegalensis JC50 encodes:
- the metF gene encoding methylenetetrahydrofolate reductase [NAD(P)H], with protein sequence MNVVEIINEAVATGRTRFAFELLPPLKGDGMQKIFAAVEPLMDFDPAYVNITFHREGIKETEREDGSIEWHVVRRRPGTVGISAAIQHRYGVEVVPHLICGGLSKYDIEDTLIDMDFLGLHNVLALRGDKSQNEKRFMPHPQGHSHAVDLVRQIADMNRGKFIDGEVEECHHSKFSIGVAGYPEVHAEARDITSDIIRLKDKIDAGAEYVVTQMFFDNRKYFDFVRRCREAGIGVPIIPGIKPISTLRHLEILPETFGVELPEELVREAKAHPDDVREVGTEWAIAQSRELMAAGVPVLHYYTMSRTTNIQKIVNTIF encoded by the coding sequence ATGAACGTCGTAGAGATCATCAACGAAGCGGTGGCCACCGGGCGCACGCGCTTCGCTTTCGAGCTGCTGCCGCCGCTCAAGGGGGACGGCATGCAGAAGATATTCGCCGCCGTGGAGCCGCTGATGGACTTCGACCCGGCCTATGTCAACATCACGTTCCACCGCGAGGGGATCAAGGAGACCGAGCGCGAGGACGGAAGCATCGAATGGCACGTCGTGCGACGCCGTCCCGGAACGGTCGGCATCTCGGCGGCCATCCAGCACCGGTACGGCGTGGAGGTGGTTCCGCACCTGATCTGCGGCGGGCTGTCGAAGTACGACATCGAGGACACGCTCATCGACATGGACTTCCTCGGGCTGCACAACGTGCTGGCGCTGCGCGGCGACAAGTCGCAGAACGAAAAACGCTTCATGCCCCACCCCCAGGGCCACTCGCACGCCGTGGACCTCGTGAGGCAGATCGCGGACATGAACCGCGGAAAATTCATCGACGGCGAGGTCGAGGAGTGCCACCACTCGAAATTCTCGATCGGCGTGGCGGGCTATCCCGAGGTGCACGCCGAAGCCCGCGACATCACCTCGGACATCATCCGGCTGAAGGACAAGATCGACGCCGGGGCCGAGTACGTCGTGACGCAGATGTTCTTCGACAACCGCAAATACTTCGATTTCGTGCGCCGCTGCCGCGAGGCGGGGATCGGGGTGCCGATCATCCCCGGCATCAAGCCCATCTCGACGCTCCGCCACCTGGAGATCCTCCCCGAAACATTCGGCGTGGAGCTGCCCGAAGAGCTGGTGCGCGAGGCGAAGGCGCATCCGGACGACGTGCGCGAAGTGGGCACCGAATGGGCCATCGCCCAGAGCCGCGAACTGATGGCCGCGGGCGTGCCCGTCCTGCACTACTACACGATGAGCCGCACGACGAACATTCAGAAAATCGTCAACACGATTTTCTAA